A genomic window from bacterium includes:
- a CDS encoding valine--tRNA ligase, translating to MHELPKTYDPAETERRWYAVWMARGYFHAVPDSRPPYAIMMPLPNVTGELHMGHALNNSLQDCLTRWSRMRGYNALWQPGTDHASIAVHVVMERRLAKDGKTRFDLGRERFLEETWRWKEEIGSRILEQMQRMGFSCDWERATFTMDPAYYAAVQECFIRLYRKGLIYKGKRMINWCVKDQTSISDLEVEYVEEASTLYSLRYLGEDGGPGVVIATQRPETILADVAVAVHPDDPRYRALVGTKVVVPLVERPVPVIADRRVEREFGTGAVKITPGHDFLDYEIGAEHELPVLVCLDQHGRITDLGGPRYLGMDRADARRYIVEDLRAAGALECEEPYTTNIGRCDRCKTIIEPYISDQWFCRMKSLAAPAIAAVRDGRVRFHPERWTNFYLNWMEQIRDWNISRQLWWGHRIPIWYCGCGEMVASAEAPAGCPKCGARELTQDPDILDTWFSSALWPMATLGWPQETDDLRYFYPTNTLFTDRSIVFLWVARMMMFGLEFRGEVPFRDVYVHPTVLTIEGRRMSKSLGTGIDPLGLVDRYGADSMRFALINRCTGEQDLRFSEKMVEDTRNFANKIWNAARFVRLSLGGGAAPQAAAGADGAGRTLPDRWILSRFAGAAADVTTALEGFEFRDACASLYGFIWSEFCDWYVEMAKENLRAGGELADGTRRVLASVLSETMVLLHPIMPSLTEEIWQALPHEGQTIMRARWPVPEDLAARADWRARRTDGIADAAMAEVMGLVHAVRGMRADLGLAPADAVPVVLLAPDDRGALLRDAHRYIAPLIRASRLDLARAGAAGARPAGAVSALWGDIEIAVPVESEEARAAASQRLRKQMGGIERDLERLGERLRSPAFLEKAPVEVVAADRTRERELASRRDTLARYLAGLGA from the coding sequence GTGCACGAGTTGCCCAAGACCTACGACCCGGCAGAGACCGAGCGGCGATGGTACGCGGTGTGGATGGCCCGTGGCTACTTCCATGCCGTCCCGGATTCGCGACCGCCGTACGCGATCATGATGCCCCTCCCGAACGTGACGGGCGAGCTGCACATGGGGCACGCGCTCAACAACAGCCTGCAGGACTGCCTGACGCGGTGGAGTCGCATGCGCGGCTACAACGCGCTGTGGCAGCCGGGCACCGATCACGCGAGCATCGCCGTGCACGTGGTGATGGAGCGGCGGCTGGCGAAGGACGGTAAGACGCGGTTCGATCTGGGGCGTGAGCGCTTCCTCGAGGAAACCTGGCGGTGGAAGGAGGAGATCGGCAGCCGGATCCTCGAGCAGATGCAGCGGATGGGGTTCTCGTGCGATTGGGAACGCGCCACGTTCACGATGGATCCCGCCTACTACGCCGCCGTCCAGGAGTGCTTCATCCGACTGTACCGGAAGGGCCTGATCTACAAGGGCAAGCGGATGATCAACTGGTGCGTCAAGGACCAAACCAGCATATCTGACCTCGAGGTGGAGTACGTAGAGGAGGCGAGCACGCTCTACTCTCTCCGCTATCTGGGGGAGGACGGGGGGCCCGGCGTCGTGATCGCCACCCAGCGTCCGGAGACGATCCTCGCCGACGTCGCGGTCGCCGTGCACCCCGACGACCCCCGCTACCGCGCGCTAGTGGGGACGAAGGTGGTGGTGCCGCTGGTCGAGCGGCCGGTTCCGGTGATCGCGGACCGGCGGGTGGAGCGCGAATTCGGGACGGGGGCGGTGAAGATCACGCCGGGCCACGATTTCTTGGACTACGAGATCGGCGCCGAGCACGAGCTCCCGGTGCTCGTGTGCCTCGATCAGCACGGGCGGATCACGGATCTCGGCGGGCCCCGGTATCTCGGCATGGATCGCGCGGACGCGCGGCGTTACATCGTGGAGGACCTCCGCGCGGCCGGCGCGCTCGAATGCGAGGAACCGTACACTACCAATATCGGCCGCTGTGATCGGTGTAAGACGATCATCGAGCCGTACATCTCGGACCAGTGGTTCTGCCGCATGAAGTCGCTCGCGGCGCCGGCGATCGCGGCGGTGCGCGACGGCCGCGTGCGGTTCCATCCGGAGCGCTGGACGAACTTCTACCTGAATTGGATGGAGCAGATCCGGGACTGGAACATCAGCCGTCAGCTCTGGTGGGGCCACCGCATCCCGATCTGGTACTGTGGCTGCGGCGAGATGGTGGCGAGCGCGGAGGCTCCCGCGGGCTGCCCCAAGTGCGGCGCGCGGGAGCTTACGCAGGACCCGGACATTCTCGACACGTGGTTCAGTTCGGCCCTGTGGCCGATGGCGACCCTCGGCTGGCCGCAGGAGACGGACGACCTCAGGTACTTCTACCCGACGAACACGTTGTTCACCGATCGGTCGATCGTGTTTCTCTGGGTGGCGAGAATGATGATGTTTGGTCTGGAGTTTCGGGGCGAGGTGCCGTTCCGCGACGTCTACGTGCATCCGACCGTTCTGACGATCGAGGGAAGGCGGATGAGCAAGAGCTTGGGGACCGGGATCGATCCGCTCGGTCTGGTGGACCGCTACGGGGCCGATTCGATGCGGTTCGCGCTGATCAACCGCTGCACCGGCGAACAGGACCTGCGGTTTTCCGAGAAGATGGTCGAGGACACGCGTAACTTCGCCAATAAGATCTGGAACGCGGCGCGCTTCGTGCGCTTGTCGCTTGGCGGGGGCGCGGCGCCGCAGGCGGCGGCGGGCGCGGACGGTGCCGGACGGACGCTGCCCGACCGCTGGATTCTCAGCCGGTTTGCCGGAGCCGCCGCGGACGTCACGACGGCGCTCGAGGGGTTTGAGTTCCGAGACGCCTGCGCGTCCCTCTACGGGTTCATCTGGAGCGAGTTCTGCGACTGGTATGTGGAGATGGCGAAGGAAAACCTCCGCGCGGGCGGCGAGTTGGCGGACGGCACCCGCCGCGTGCTCGCGTCGGTCCTCTCGGAGACGATGGTGCTGCTGCATCCGATCATGCCGTCGCTGACCGAGGAGATCTGGCAGGCGCTGCCGCACGAGGGGCAGACGATCATGCGCGCCAGGTGGCCGGTGCCGGAAGACTTGGCCGCGCGCGCGGACTGGCGGGCCCGCCGCACCGACGGAATTGCGGATGCGGCGATGGCCGAGGTGATGGGACTGGTGCACGCCGTCCGCGGCATGCGGGCCGACCTGGGATTGGCGCCCGCAGACGCCGTGCCGGTGGTGCTGCTCGCCCCGGACGACCGGGGGGCGTTACTCCGGGACGCCCACCGGTACATCGCGCCGCTGATCCGCGCCTCCCGCCTGGACCTCGCCCGCGCGGGCGCCGCCGGCGCGCGTCCGGCCGGCGCCGTCTCGGCGCTGTGGGGAGACATCGAGATCGCGGTCCCGGTGGAGTCCGAGGAGGCACGCGCCGCGGCGAGTCAGCGGCTCCGCAAACAGATGGGCGGGATCGAACGGGACCTCGAACGCCTCGGGGAGCGGCTGCGGAGCCCCGCGTTCCTCGAGAAGGCGCCCGTGGAGGTCGTCGCCGCGGACCGGACGCGGGAGCGGGAGCTCGCATCGCGACGCGACACGCTCGCGCGGTACCTCGCCGGCTTAGGTGCTTGA
- a CDS encoding diguanylate cyclase — MRRVGFRHRRPRPKGDCALLPQDDRPHAESRWSLLLRPVPSPILGRLRRVWAALRGSLHDADLTGAEEETRRRAAYFEALNAVISAAISVGDPPALLQATIGRALDALGCEQGAIWIGDTYDLRGVTVDLFASLLADPRTVCAVEDWQSRAPVGAEPMASAMLRAGVRASLQAPILAAGLPIGAIAALSAAPRTWSSHDLRLVEAIGTQIGGLAHRLQLLEATRQRTSELETFYDLSHRLRQARTVEQMYPIIVEHACGLLIADHGALALAAPDRQSFTVAHTQGVALEEPGLVFSAAQSPSGGVLKTGLTFVTRDFSSEVPHLGSDYPAYHASGPLIIVPVRSDEKITGTLRVARWNRPGVRAFTDAEVRLLEGIAEIAGTAIRRARLHDRLEQSYIEMVLALAKVTAARESYTGDHDERLATRAVALARAMGCSDAEAQDIHWGGLFRDIGKLGVPDSILRKPGALTDREWQIVRQHPAIGAEILNPVERMRDVALLVRHHHERWDGSGYPDRLAGDAIPLGARILAVVDAYSAMTDDRVHRVYGTQRTTDESLTELRRCAGVQFDPDVVEAFCRLVGDGGSDAAVSAEDGVPRASDPQAPATDIARSLSYGQRAGRAVPAMTEVTRRLLRPLDLTEVLDEILHHIQEVFGYPICCVFFVDEQAQALYVKAQRGYDPQVARVTRLRVGQAGIVGWVADKRRSYYAADVARDPLYVSISPVTRSEAAFPLIVDDRVIGVLNVESPTVDAFPKESREFLEAFAVLAGLAILRAQRDEDLSRLALTDGLTGLANHRALWEALEREIARARRNGRPVSVVMVEIDGFKRFNDRFGHLEGDLVLQAVADALRSNSRAMDLVTRFGGDEFVVLLPDAPHDISAQIAERVRARVEQIRASGAMGVTVSVGVATMHKDGDTAKALIATADQRMYEVKRAGGNRVGAG; from the coding sequence TCCGCCGCGATCTCCGTTGGCGACCCGCCTGCGCTCCTCCAGGCGACGATCGGCCGCGCGCTCGACGCCCTCGGGTGTGAACAAGGCGCCATCTGGATCGGTGATACGTACGATCTCCGCGGGGTGACGGTGGATCTGTTCGCGTCGCTGCTGGCGGATCCCCGCACCGTGTGCGCGGTGGAGGATTGGCAGAGTCGCGCACCCGTCGGCGCCGAACCGATGGCGTCCGCGATGCTCCGGGCGGGCGTTCGCGCGTCGCTCCAGGCTCCGATTCTGGCGGCGGGTCTTCCGATCGGTGCCATCGCCGCACTGTCCGCGGCTCCACGGACGTGGTCGTCCCACGATCTGCGGCTTGTCGAGGCGATCGGAACGCAAATCGGCGGCCTGGCCCATCGCCTGCAACTGCTCGAGGCGACGCGCCAGCGCACGTCTGAGCTGGAGACGTTCTACGATTTGAGCCACCGGTTGCGCCAGGCCCGGACCGTGGAGCAGATGTACCCTATCATCGTCGAGCACGCGTGCGGGCTGCTGATCGCCGATCACGGCGCCCTGGCGCTGGCCGCCCCGGACCGCCAGTCGTTCACGGTGGCGCATACGCAGGGGGTCGCGCTGGAGGAACCGGGGCTCGTGTTCTCCGCGGCCCAGAGCCCGTCCGGTGGCGTGCTCAAAACGGGCCTCACGTTCGTCACGCGGGACTTCAGCAGCGAGGTGCCGCATCTTGGCTCCGACTACCCGGCCTACCATGCGTCCGGGCCGTTGATCATCGTTCCCGTTCGATCGGACGAGAAGATCACCGGCACGCTCCGCGTGGCCCGGTGGAATCGCCCCGGGGTCCGCGCGTTCACCGATGCCGAGGTTCGGTTGCTCGAGGGGATCGCGGAAATCGCGGGCACGGCGATCCGCCGCGCGCGGCTCCACGACCGTCTCGAGCAATCCTACATCGAGATGGTCTTGGCCCTCGCCAAAGTGACCGCTGCGCGGGAGAGCTATACCGGCGATCACGACGAACGCCTCGCGACCCGGGCGGTCGCCCTGGCGCGGGCGATGGGGTGTTCTGACGCGGAGGCGCAGGACATCCACTGGGGTGGGCTCTTTCGCGACATCGGCAAATTGGGGGTCCCCGACAGCATTCTCCGGAAGCCCGGGGCGCTGACAGACCGCGAGTGGCAGATCGTGCGCCAACACCCGGCGATCGGGGCGGAGATCTTGAATCCCGTCGAGCGGATGCGCGACGTCGCGCTGCTCGTCCGGCACCACCACGAGCGCTGGGACGGATCCGGGTACCCGGACCGGCTCGCGGGCGACGCCATTCCGCTCGGCGCGCGCATCCTGGCCGTGGTGGACGCCTACAGTGCGATGACCGACGATCGGGTCCACCGCGTCTACGGCACGCAGCGGACCACCGATGAATCGCTGACGGAGCTGCGCCGTTGCGCCGGCGTCCAGTTTGATCCGGACGTCGTCGAAGCGTTCTGTCGGCTGGTCGGGGACGGCGGCAGCGACGCCGCCGTCTCCGCCGAGGACGGAGTGCCGCGCGCGAGCGATCCGCAGGCGCCTGCGACCGATATCGCGCGATCGCTCTCGTACGGCCAGCGCGCCGGCCGCGCCGTGCCCGCGATGACGGAGGTGACCCGGCGCCTGTTGCGTCCCCTCGATCTCACGGAGGTGCTCGACGAGATCCTGCACCACATCCAAGAGGTGTTCGGCTATCCGATCTGCTGCGTGTTCTTCGTCGACGAGCAGGCTCAGGCGCTGTACGTGAAAGCGCAACGGGGGTACGATCCGCAGGTGGCGAGGGTCACGCGTCTCCGGGTCGGCCAGGCGGGGATCGTCGGATGGGTCGCCGACAAGCGACGGTCATACTACGCTGCGGATGTCGCTCGCGACCCGCTCTACGTCTCCATCTCGCCGGTGACCCGCTCGGAAGCCGCGTTCCCGTTGATCGTGGACGATCGAGTCATCGGCGTCTTGAACGTGGAGAGTCCGACGGTGGATGCGTTCCCGAAAGAAAGTCGCGAGTTCCTGGAGGCGTTTGCCGTCCTGGCCGGGTTGGCCATCCTGCGGGCACAACGCGACGAGGACCTCAGTCGCCTTGCCCTCACGGACGGGCTCACCGGGCTGGCGAACCACCGCGCACTCTGGGAGGCGCTCGAACGCGAGATCGCGCGGGCCCGGCGCAACGGGCGTCCGGTGTCCGTGGTGATGGTCGAGATCGACGGGTTCAAGCGGTTCAACGATCGGTTCGGTCACCTGGAAGGCGACCTGGTCCTGCAGGCGGTCGCGGACGCGCTCAGGAGCAACAGTCGGGCGATGGATCTCGTCACGCGCTTCGGGGGAGACGAGTTCGTGGTGCTGTTGCCGGATGCGCCACACGACATCTCCGCGCAGATCGCGGAGCGCGTACGCGCCCGGGTCGAACAGATTCGGGCGTCGGGCGCGATGGGGGTCACGGTGAGCGTCGGCGTGGCGACGATGCACAAGGATGGGGACACGGCGAAGGCGCTCATCGCCACGGCAGATCAGCGGATGTACGAGGTGAAACGCGCCGGCGGGAACCGCGTCGGCGCCGGGTGA